From Deltaproteobacteria bacterium:
CACTGCGCCGACGCTGGTGTTCAGAGTGGCCGCAATCTCTTCGAGGCTCAGCTCGAACGCTTCCTTGAGCACGAGCGCTGCACGCTCCTGCGGCGCGAGGCGCTGGAGCAGCGCTGCGCTCGCATCGCGCAGCTCGTCCACGCGAGGCTTTGCGGAGGGCTCAGGCGCTGCGAGCGCCGCCTCGCGCGCTTCGAGCTCGCGCCGCCGGGCCGCGTCGATCCACGAGTTCGAGGCGACCCGTAACAAGTACCCGCGCGGGTTCGCGATCTCGTGATGGATGCTGCCGAGCGTCGCGAACGCGCGCAGCAGCGTGTCCTGCACGAGGTCCTCCGCGTCCCAGAGATTGCCCGTGAGCCGCCGGCAGTAGCCGTGTAGCGCGGGACGCAGCGGCGCAGTGAGGTCGACGTAGCGGTGCCAGGCCGCACGCAGCTCGTCGCGCAGCGCGCCGGGAAGCTCGTCCGCCATCAGCGCATCTCCCCCACGAGCGCCTCGCTCGTCACGGTCGCGACCAGCGCGCCATCGCGCGCGAACAGCTCGCGCGTTCCCACCGCGCGCCCGTCCGAGGCGACGCGCGAGCTCGCGCGCAAGAGGAACCAGCCCTCGGGTCGCAGCGCGCGCTGGAGGCGCACGGCGTGCGTGCGAAAACACAGCGCGGCGTAGTCGAATCGCTCGCCGATGCGGCGCTCGAACTCCCAGTGCGCGTAGTAAGTGGCGAGGAATACGAGCGCTGCCTGCTCGAGGTGGGCAGCGCGCGGCAGCGGCGCGCGCAGCTTCAGCCACGTCACGTGGTCGCTCGATTCACCGCGCGCGCGATCGGGGCGCAGTGCGCTGACGCGCCGGTACTCGACGGCGCCAGCGGCATACGCCTCGGGCCAGCCCTCCTTGCGCGCGTACTCGACCGTGGCCGGCAGCGACTCGGGATCGGGCAGGCCCGAAGGCAACGCCGCGTCCTGATAACTCACGCCACTCGCCGCGGGAGCGAGCCACGCGGTGGCGCGGCACAGCGGGGAGTCGCCAGCAACGCGAACTTCGCTGCACGTTCTCTCGCGGAGCAGGGGCTCGACGCGGAGCGCGAGCGGCTCGTCAGGCGGAAGCGGCGCCAGCCAATCCGCGCGCAGCGAGGCGAGCCGCGCGTTCTCGTCGTGCGCGAGCACCGCCAGCGCGCAGCGCGCGAGGAGGTCGCCGTGCTGCGCTTCGCCGAAGTGATCCTGGAGCGTGGCCTCGAACCCGCCGCCGGAGCGCGGCGCGATGCGGAGCCACTCGCCGAGACGCTCGTTCGGCGCGCCGCTCACTCCCACACCTCGCGCACTTCGTTCACACCGGGGATGAAGCGCAGCCGCCTCGCCCACGCTTCCGCGTCGTCGCGGCTCGCGACTTCGATCAGGTAGGCGCCGCCGAGCTGAGCACACAGCTCCGCCGAGGACTTCGCGCAGTACGAGCCATCGGGCTCGCGCACGACCGAGCGCGCTTCGTCGGCGGGGCGCAGCCGCCAGCTCGCGAGGAAGTGCTTCCCCGCACGCAGCTCGCGCTCGCACGCCTCGTGCGCCGCCATCACGCGGGATTGCTCGGCGCTCGAGAGCGCGGCCCACGCTTCGTCGTCGCTGCTCATCAAGATGACGAACC
This genomic window contains:
- a CDS encoding thioesterase family protein gives rise to the protein MSGAPNERLGEWLRIAPRSGGGFEATLQDHFGEAQHGDLLARCALAVLAHDENARLASLRADWLAPLPPDEPLALRVEPLLRERTCSEVRVAGDSPLCRATAWLAPAASGVSYQDAALPSGLPDPESLPATVEYARKEGWPEAYAAGAVEYRRVSALRPDRARGESSDHVTWLKLRAPLPRAAHLEQAALVFLATYYAHWEFERRIGERFDYAALCFRTHAVRLQRALRPEGWFLLRASSRVASDGRAVGTRELFARDGALVATVTSEALVGEMR